The following are from one region of the Ochotona princeps isolate mOchPri1 chromosome 4, mOchPri1.hap1, whole genome shotgun sequence genome:
- the ST3GAL4 gene encoding CMP-N-acetylneuraminate-beta-galactosamide-alpha-2,3-sialyltransferase 4 isoform X1, with product MEGAGQSGEALSAQTLCSCPNRARGKCSSRTAGLTVQQGQVARGSRDDSSPQEPHLLRNMISKSPPLCMCPAGWRLLAMLALVLVVMVWYSISREDRYIELFYFPVPEKEPCLQGEAERKASKIFGNSSHDQPIFLQLKDYFWVKTPSAYELPYGTKGSEDLLLRVLAITSYSIPESIQSLKCRRCVVVGNGSRLRNSSLGDTIDKYDVVIRLNNAPVAGYEDDVGSKTTMRLFYPESAHFDPKVQNNPDTLLVLVAFKAMDFHWIETILSDKKRVRKGFWKQPPLIWDVNPKQVRILNPFFMEITADKLLSLSVQQPRRIKQKPTTGLLAITMALHLCDLVHIAGFGYPEAYNKKQTIHYYEQITLKSMAGSGHNVSREAVAIKRMLEIGAVKNLTYF from the exons GTGGCCCGAGGCAGCCGGGATGACAGCTCTCCCCAGGAACCCCACCTGCTAAGAAACATGATCAGCAAGTCCC ctcctcTGTGCATGTGCCCTGCAGGCTGGAGGCTCCTGGCCatgctggctctggtcctggtcgTCATGGTGTGGTATTCCATCTCGCGAGAAGACAGGTACATTGAACT TTTCTATTTTCCAGTCCCAGAGAAGGAGCCATGCCTGCAGGGTGAGGCAGAGCGGAAGGCCTCTAAGATCTTTGGCAA TTCCTCCCACGATCAGCCCATCTTCCTGCAGCTTAAAGATTACTTTTGGGTCAAGACACCATCTGCCTATGAGCTGCCCTATGGGACCAAGGGGAGTG AAGACCTGCTGCTCCGGGTCCTGGCCATCACCAGCTACTCCATACCTGAGAGCATCCAAAG TCTCAAGTGTCGCCGCTGCGTGGTAGTGGGGAACGGCAGTCGGTTGCGCAATAGCTCGCTGGGAGACACCATCGACAAGTATGACGTGGTTATCAG ACTCAACAACGCCCCAGTGGCTGGCTATGAGGATGATGTCGGCTCCAAGACCACCATGCGTCTCTTCTACCCCGAATCTGCCCACTTTGACCCCAAAGTGCAGAACAACCCGGACACACTCCTGGTCCTTGTAGCTTTCAAGGCGATGGACTTCCATTGGATAGAGACCATCCTCAGCGATAAGAAGCGG GTGCGGAAAGGTTTCTGGAAACAGCCCCCTCTCATCTGGGACGTCAACCCAAAACAAGTCCGAATTCTCAACCCCTTCTTCATGGAGATTACTGCAGACAAACTGTTGAGCCTGTCTGTGCAGCAGCCACGCAGGATCAAGCAG AAGCCCACCACGGGCCTGCTGGCCATCACCATGGCCCTCCACCTCTGCGACCTGGTGCACATCGCTGGCTTTGGCTACCCGGAGGCCTACAACAAGAAGCAGACCATCCACTACTATGAGCAGATCACACTCAAGTCCATGGCA GGATCCGGCCACAATGTGTCCCGAGAAGCTGTGGCTATCAAACGAATGCTGGAAATTGGCGCTGTCAAGAACCTCACGTACTTCTGA
- the ST3GAL4 gene encoding CMP-N-acetylneuraminate-beta-galactosamide-alpha-2,3-sialyltransferase 4 isoform X6 → MISKSRWRLLAMLALVLVVMVWYSISREDRYIELFYFPVPEKEPCLQGEAERKASKIFGNSSHDQPIFLQLKDYFWVKTPSAYELPYGTKGSEDLLLRVLAITSYSIPESIQSLKCRRCVVVGNGSRLRNSSLGDTIDKYDVVIRLNNAPVAGYEDDVGSKTTMRLFYPESAHFDPKVQNNPDTLLVLVAFKAMDFHWIETILSDKKRVRKGFWKQPPLIWDVNPKQVRILNPFFMEITADKLLSLSVQQPRRIKQKPTTGLLAITMALHLCDLVHIAGFGYPEAYNKKQTIHYYEQITLKSMAGSGHNVSREAVAIKRMLEIGAVKNLTYF, encoded by the exons ATGATCAGCAAGTCCC GCTGGAGGCTCCTGGCCatgctggctctggtcctggtcgTCATGGTGTGGTATTCCATCTCGCGAGAAGACAGGTACATTGAACT TTTCTATTTTCCAGTCCCAGAGAAGGAGCCATGCCTGCAGGGTGAGGCAGAGCGGAAGGCCTCTAAGATCTTTGGCAA TTCCTCCCACGATCAGCCCATCTTCCTGCAGCTTAAAGATTACTTTTGGGTCAAGACACCATCTGCCTATGAGCTGCCCTATGGGACCAAGGGGAGTG AAGACCTGCTGCTCCGGGTCCTGGCCATCACCAGCTACTCCATACCTGAGAGCATCCAAAG TCTCAAGTGTCGCCGCTGCGTGGTAGTGGGGAACGGCAGTCGGTTGCGCAATAGCTCGCTGGGAGACACCATCGACAAGTATGACGTGGTTATCAG ACTCAACAACGCCCCAGTGGCTGGCTATGAGGATGATGTCGGCTCCAAGACCACCATGCGTCTCTTCTACCCCGAATCTGCCCACTTTGACCCCAAAGTGCAGAACAACCCGGACACACTCCTGGTCCTTGTAGCTTTCAAGGCGATGGACTTCCATTGGATAGAGACCATCCTCAGCGATAAGAAGCGG GTGCGGAAAGGTTTCTGGAAACAGCCCCCTCTCATCTGGGACGTCAACCCAAAACAAGTCCGAATTCTCAACCCCTTCTTCATGGAGATTACTGCAGACAAACTGTTGAGCCTGTCTGTGCAGCAGCCACGCAGGATCAAGCAG AAGCCCACCACGGGCCTGCTGGCCATCACCATGGCCCTCCACCTCTGCGACCTGGTGCACATCGCTGGCTTTGGCTACCCGGAGGCCTACAACAAGAAGCAGACCATCCACTACTATGAGCAGATCACACTCAAGTCCATGGCA GGATCCGGCCACAATGTGTCCCGAGAAGCTGTGGCTATCAAACGAATGCTGGAAATTGGCGCTGTCAAGAACCTCACGTACTTCTGA
- the ST3GAL4 gene encoding CMP-N-acetylneuraminate-beta-galactosamide-alpha-2,3-sialyltransferase 4 isoform X3 — translation MEGAGQSGEALSAQTLCSCPNRARGKCSSRTAGLTVQQGQVARGSRDDSSPQEPHLLRNMISKSRWRLLAMLALVLVVMVWYSISREDRYIELFYFPVPEKEPCLQGEAERKASKIFGNSSHDQPIFLQLKDYFWVKTPSAYELPYGTKGSEDLLLRVLAITSYSIPESIQSLKCRRCVVVGNGSRLRNSSLGDTIDKYDVVIRLNNAPVAGYEDDVGSKTTMRLFYPESAHFDPKVQNNPDTLLVLVAFKAMDFHWIETILSDKKRVRKGFWKQPPLIWDVNPKQVRILNPFFMEITADKLLSLSVQQPRRIKQKPTTGLLAITMALHLCDLVHIAGFGYPEAYNKKQTIHYYEQITLKSMAGSGHNVSREAVAIKRMLEIGAVKNLTYF, via the exons GTGGCCCGAGGCAGCCGGGATGACAGCTCTCCCCAGGAACCCCACCTGCTAAGAAACATGATCAGCAAGTCCC GCTGGAGGCTCCTGGCCatgctggctctggtcctggtcgTCATGGTGTGGTATTCCATCTCGCGAGAAGACAGGTACATTGAACT TTTCTATTTTCCAGTCCCAGAGAAGGAGCCATGCCTGCAGGGTGAGGCAGAGCGGAAGGCCTCTAAGATCTTTGGCAA TTCCTCCCACGATCAGCCCATCTTCCTGCAGCTTAAAGATTACTTTTGGGTCAAGACACCATCTGCCTATGAGCTGCCCTATGGGACCAAGGGGAGTG AAGACCTGCTGCTCCGGGTCCTGGCCATCACCAGCTACTCCATACCTGAGAGCATCCAAAG TCTCAAGTGTCGCCGCTGCGTGGTAGTGGGGAACGGCAGTCGGTTGCGCAATAGCTCGCTGGGAGACACCATCGACAAGTATGACGTGGTTATCAG ACTCAACAACGCCCCAGTGGCTGGCTATGAGGATGATGTCGGCTCCAAGACCACCATGCGTCTCTTCTACCCCGAATCTGCCCACTTTGACCCCAAAGTGCAGAACAACCCGGACACACTCCTGGTCCTTGTAGCTTTCAAGGCGATGGACTTCCATTGGATAGAGACCATCCTCAGCGATAAGAAGCGG GTGCGGAAAGGTTTCTGGAAACAGCCCCCTCTCATCTGGGACGTCAACCCAAAACAAGTCCGAATTCTCAACCCCTTCTTCATGGAGATTACTGCAGACAAACTGTTGAGCCTGTCTGTGCAGCAGCCACGCAGGATCAAGCAG AAGCCCACCACGGGCCTGCTGGCCATCACCATGGCCCTCCACCTCTGCGACCTGGTGCACATCGCTGGCTTTGGCTACCCGGAGGCCTACAACAAGAAGCAGACCATCCACTACTATGAGCAGATCACACTCAAGTCCATGGCA GGATCCGGCCACAATGTGTCCCGAGAAGCTGTGGCTATCAAACGAATGCTGGAAATTGGCGCTGTCAAGAACCTCACGTACTTCTGA
- the ST3GAL4 gene encoding CMP-N-acetylneuraminate-beta-galactosamide-alpha-2,3-sialyltransferase 4 isoform X2: MEGAGQSGEALSAQTLCSCPNRARGKCSSRTAGLTVQQGQVARGSRDDSSPQEPHLLRNMISKSPPLCMCPAGWRLLAMLALVLVVMVWYSISREDSFYFPVPEKEPCLQGEAERKASKIFGNSSHDQPIFLQLKDYFWVKTPSAYELPYGTKGSEDLLLRVLAITSYSIPESIQSLKCRRCVVVGNGSRLRNSSLGDTIDKYDVVIRLNNAPVAGYEDDVGSKTTMRLFYPESAHFDPKVQNNPDTLLVLVAFKAMDFHWIETILSDKKRVRKGFWKQPPLIWDVNPKQVRILNPFFMEITADKLLSLSVQQPRRIKQKPTTGLLAITMALHLCDLVHIAGFGYPEAYNKKQTIHYYEQITLKSMAGSGHNVSREAVAIKRMLEIGAVKNLTYF, from the exons GTGGCCCGAGGCAGCCGGGATGACAGCTCTCCCCAGGAACCCCACCTGCTAAGAAACATGATCAGCAAGTCCC ctcctcTGTGCATGTGCCCTGCAGGCTGGAGGCTCCTGGCCatgctggctctggtcctggtcgTCATGGTGTGGTATTCCATCTCGCGAGAAGACAG TTTCTATTTTCCAGTCCCAGAGAAGGAGCCATGCCTGCAGGGTGAGGCAGAGCGGAAGGCCTCTAAGATCTTTGGCAA TTCCTCCCACGATCAGCCCATCTTCCTGCAGCTTAAAGATTACTTTTGGGTCAAGACACCATCTGCCTATGAGCTGCCCTATGGGACCAAGGGGAGTG AAGACCTGCTGCTCCGGGTCCTGGCCATCACCAGCTACTCCATACCTGAGAGCATCCAAAG TCTCAAGTGTCGCCGCTGCGTGGTAGTGGGGAACGGCAGTCGGTTGCGCAATAGCTCGCTGGGAGACACCATCGACAAGTATGACGTGGTTATCAG ACTCAACAACGCCCCAGTGGCTGGCTATGAGGATGATGTCGGCTCCAAGACCACCATGCGTCTCTTCTACCCCGAATCTGCCCACTTTGACCCCAAAGTGCAGAACAACCCGGACACACTCCTGGTCCTTGTAGCTTTCAAGGCGATGGACTTCCATTGGATAGAGACCATCCTCAGCGATAAGAAGCGG GTGCGGAAAGGTTTCTGGAAACAGCCCCCTCTCATCTGGGACGTCAACCCAAAACAAGTCCGAATTCTCAACCCCTTCTTCATGGAGATTACTGCAGACAAACTGTTGAGCCTGTCTGTGCAGCAGCCACGCAGGATCAAGCAG AAGCCCACCACGGGCCTGCTGGCCATCACCATGGCCCTCCACCTCTGCGACCTGGTGCACATCGCTGGCTTTGGCTACCCGGAGGCCTACAACAAGAAGCAGACCATCCACTACTATGAGCAGATCACACTCAAGTCCATGGCA GGATCCGGCCACAATGTGTCCCGAGAAGCTGTGGCTATCAAACGAATGCTGGAAATTGGCGCTGTCAAGAACCTCACGTACTTCTGA
- the ST3GAL4 gene encoding CMP-N-acetylneuraminate-beta-galactosamide-alpha-2,3-sialyltransferase 4 isoform X5 has protein sequence MISKSPPLCMCPAGWRLLAMLALVLVVMVWYSISREDRYIELFYFPVPEKEPCLQGEAERKASKIFGNSSHDQPIFLQLKDYFWVKTPSAYELPYGTKGSEDLLLRVLAITSYSIPESIQSLKCRRCVVVGNGSRLRNSSLGDTIDKYDVVIRLNNAPVAGYEDDVGSKTTMRLFYPESAHFDPKVQNNPDTLLVLVAFKAMDFHWIETILSDKKRVRKGFWKQPPLIWDVNPKQVRILNPFFMEITADKLLSLSVQQPRRIKQKPTTGLLAITMALHLCDLVHIAGFGYPEAYNKKQTIHYYEQITLKSMAGSGHNVSREAVAIKRMLEIGAVKNLTYF, from the exons ATGATCAGCAAGTCCC ctcctcTGTGCATGTGCCCTGCAGGCTGGAGGCTCCTGGCCatgctggctctggtcctggtcgTCATGGTGTGGTATTCCATCTCGCGAGAAGACAGGTACATTGAACT TTTCTATTTTCCAGTCCCAGAGAAGGAGCCATGCCTGCAGGGTGAGGCAGAGCGGAAGGCCTCTAAGATCTTTGGCAA TTCCTCCCACGATCAGCCCATCTTCCTGCAGCTTAAAGATTACTTTTGGGTCAAGACACCATCTGCCTATGAGCTGCCCTATGGGACCAAGGGGAGTG AAGACCTGCTGCTCCGGGTCCTGGCCATCACCAGCTACTCCATACCTGAGAGCATCCAAAG TCTCAAGTGTCGCCGCTGCGTGGTAGTGGGGAACGGCAGTCGGTTGCGCAATAGCTCGCTGGGAGACACCATCGACAAGTATGACGTGGTTATCAG ACTCAACAACGCCCCAGTGGCTGGCTATGAGGATGATGTCGGCTCCAAGACCACCATGCGTCTCTTCTACCCCGAATCTGCCCACTTTGACCCCAAAGTGCAGAACAACCCGGACACACTCCTGGTCCTTGTAGCTTTCAAGGCGATGGACTTCCATTGGATAGAGACCATCCTCAGCGATAAGAAGCGG GTGCGGAAAGGTTTCTGGAAACAGCCCCCTCTCATCTGGGACGTCAACCCAAAACAAGTCCGAATTCTCAACCCCTTCTTCATGGAGATTACTGCAGACAAACTGTTGAGCCTGTCTGTGCAGCAGCCACGCAGGATCAAGCAG AAGCCCACCACGGGCCTGCTGGCCATCACCATGGCCCTCCACCTCTGCGACCTGGTGCACATCGCTGGCTTTGGCTACCCGGAGGCCTACAACAAGAAGCAGACCATCCACTACTATGAGCAGATCACACTCAAGTCCATGGCA GGATCCGGCCACAATGTGTCCCGAGAAGCTGTGGCTATCAAACGAATGCTGGAAATTGGCGCTGTCAAGAACCTCACGTACTTCTGA